CAGAAAGGTTTGTATAAGGAATTACATTGAGGTCTGCCTTTACACTATCAGGCGAAGTATCGTCTTCTTTGCTGCAATTGACCATCAATAGGCAAATGCTCAAAATGATGCCAACGAAAATAGAACTTGTACGAAACATTGCAGGAATTTTAAAAAGTATAAAAATGAAACTTCGGAAGTTTATTTCGTAAAATAAAACTTCCGAAGTTTTTACGCCATTAAAAAACTTAGTTACACTCCAAAAGAGCAGGCAAGGTCACTCCATCTAAGGTAAGTGCAGCAGTTCCTTCAAATTGAGTCATGTCCACAGGTGTTGGACTTGTTCCATTGGGGTCTGTCTGCAGATTGAAGTTGACCATGTTGATATTCCCATTGTTTACGATTCTAAAGTTTTGGTCGGCGGTACTACCTGCACCTGAGATTCCATCATAGACGATTTCTGGAATGTCGGCAGCAAAAAAGGACAAGATAAACTGAATCTCTTGGGCTGCTTGATTGAGTGTTGTAGGGAAGGTATTGTCTCTCATTATGATGTTGTCGTGAATGTTTATATAACGAAGGCGTGGGTTGTAACCTGTTGAAGGGTCAAATTCTTCACCTGTAAACTCATAACTTGCCATAGAAATAGATGCCAAATTATTGCTTACCAAGTTGTTGCCAAATACTTCAACAGAATCCGTGGCCAACAATACAATGCCTGAACCAACTGGCAATCTTCCAATCAGACCGTTTGGATTGGGAGCATAGTTTTGGTGGTTGTTGTTCAAGATGTTGTTGTCAAAAACTCGGCATTTGCTACCATTGCGGATAGAAGTGATGTTGCCCAAATCATATACCAATATCCCTGCACTGTTGTTCTGAATGTTGTTGTCGTGTACATCGGCATTGATGCAGTTTTCAATTTCTACTCCCGCCACATTTTCTTCCATCGTGTTGTTTTTCACCACAATGTTGGTAGATTGACCGACATAAATACCTGCATCTGATGCGCCACGAGCATAACATCCTTCAATTTCTACGTTGTTACAAAGAACGGGGTAAATACCGTAGTTTCCATTGTTTTGAAGGACATCACCTACCCATGTAGTCGAAATATCAGAGAAACGAATTCCGTCAATGCTTTGGGTTTTGATGGCATCTGAAACGCCATTTTGAAGGGTAAAGCCACATAGAGTAATGTTTGTACCATCCGAAATTTTTATACTTTCTCCACCCGAATTTTGTCCTGAAAAATCCAAAATGGTTTTAGCTCTGCCTTGACCTTTGATCAATACATTGTTTTTGTCAGACATAATGAGTGCTTGATCGATGGTAAAAGTACCTTCACCAAACTCAATCGTTCCGCCGTCTTCTACGTTGATAAAAGCTGCAACGGCATCTACATCTGCTGTTGCACCTGCTTCAATCTTCAATGTTTTGTCGTCCTCTGGATTGTCGTCATCTTTGTCACAAGAAGAAACAATGAGTAAACCTAAAATGGTGAATAATAACAATAATTGTTTGTAGTTGTACATAGCTGTTTAATAATTTATTGGTTTAGATAAGTTTTGTTTGTTGGCTCAAAGATAATTTTTTTAGTCGAAAAGAGGCGTATGAGTAGGGGGGATATTATTATCAAAAGAATGGAGTTAGGCGGTTGGTAGGGTAAGCACTCGTTACAAACGAGCGCAAGTGTAATATTATTTCTGCAAAAATAGGGATGAAGTTATCTCGTATGTATGTATTTCTATCGATTATTTTTTAATTATCTTTAGAACCCATAACCAAATAGAAACATGGAGTACAAACATATACAAGAATCTCAAATAACGATGACGCAATTGATGTTGCCCTCTCACTCCAATTTTAGCGGAAAAATTCACGGTGGGTATATTCTAAACATCATGGATCAAGTGGCTTTTGCCTGTGCTTCCAAACATTCAGGATATTATTGTGTAACAGCATCGGTGAATAAAGTAGATTTTCTGAACCCCATTGAAGTAGGAGAATTGGTGATATTCAAAGCATCGGTCAATTATACTGGACGCACCTCTATGGTCGTGGGCCTACGGGTAGAATCTGAAAACATCCAAACAGGCGTGGTCAAACATTGCAATTCTTCCTACTTTACGATGGTTGCCAAAGACAAGGAAGGTAAAAGCGTGCCTGTTCCTGGGCTTGTGTTGGATACAGAAGACAGCATTAGGCGTTTTGTGAGGAGTATCAAGCGGCAGGAACAAGCTAAAATACGTGTTAAAAGTTTTACTCCCGAGGAGTTTAAATTAGAAGAATATCTTGAGTTGATTGGACAACAAAATGCTATGTTTGCCCTCAAAAATCCCTCCAATTCCTCCTTCTCGTCAACTTCAAATCCTGCAAAACCGCCGAATTGACCGCCAGCGTAAAGTTGTAGTTTTTGTATGTGCCGATGGGGGAGATGAAGAAACTCATAGACCAACAGTGCAAATCACGACTCACATTGAGGGTCGTTCGAGAAAGAGCTTTGTTGGTGAAGTCATAGCCCGAATTGAAGCCCAAACGCCATTTTTCAGTCAAATTGAGGTTGCCATTGAAGTTGAGAGTTTGAGTGACTTGATTGGTTTCTATGCTATCTTGTCGGGTTTTTCGGAGGTTGACGGTATAATTGACTGTAAAATTCCACGGAATATTGAAGTTTTCAAATTCATTTGGATTGTTTTGAATTTCCTCTCGTTCTCCACTCGATCCCCTCTTGCTGGTCAGTTTTTGTATTTCTTTGGAACTAAGTGATGTATTGAGACTCAGACGAAAGCTATTGAGGCGGAGGAATTGTTTGTGATTCGAAGTCGTCCAAATGAAATCTTTGAGGCTGCCCCCGTCCGCATCCCAATCGTAAGCCGACCAACTGCCTCCAAAATCCAAGCGCAATTTGTTGAAAAGATTTGTTCCACCATTGAAGTTAATAGGGGCCAAATGAAGACTGTCTGCCAAAAAATTGTAGCTACTACTGAAATTCAGCCTGTCTAAGATCCTGATTTTTTTGAAGTCCTCAGTCGTATCTTTCCTTGAAACCACTTTCATTTGAAAGTTGT
This window of the Chitinophagales bacterium genome carries:
- a CDS encoding parallel beta-helix domain-containing protein, which codes for MYNYKQLLLLFTILGLLIVSSCDKDDDNPEDDKTLKIEAGATADVDAVAAFINVEDGGTIEFGEGTFTIDQALIMSDKNNVLIKGQGRAKTILDFSGQNSGGESIKISDGTNITLCGFTLQNGVSDAIKTQSIDGIRFSDISTTWVGDVLQNNGNYGIYPVLCNNVEIEGCYARGASDAGIYVGQSTNIVVKNNTMEENVAGVEIENCINADVHDNNIQNNSAGILVYDLGNITSIRNGSKCRVFDNNILNNNHQNYAPNPNGLIGRLPVGSGIVLLATDSVEVFGNNLVSNNLASISMASYEFTGEEFDPSTGYNPRLRYINIHDNIIMRDNTFPTTLNQAAQEIQFILSFFAADIPEIVYDGISGAGSTADQNFRIVNNGNINMVNFNLQTDPNGTSPTPVDMTQFEGTAALTLDGVTLPALLECN
- a CDS encoding acyl-CoA thioesterase, encoding MEYKHIQESQITMTQLMLPSHSNFSGKIHGGYILNIMDQVAFACASKHSGYYCVTASVNKVDFLNPIEVGELVIFKASVNYTGRTSMVVGLRVESENIQTGVVKHCNSSYFTMVAKDKEGKSVPVPGLVLDTEDSIRRFVRSIKRQEQAKIRVKSFTPEEFKLEEYLELIGQQNAMFALKNPSNSSFSSTSNPAKPPN